The Microplitis mediator isolate UGA2020A chromosome 8, iyMicMedi2.1, whole genome shotgun sequence genome has a window encoding:
- the LOC130672725 gene encoding ras-responsive element-binding protein 1-like isoform X1 — MDCTTNVTIESVIDQGLKKNKTDAASSSSIEQSDGFNSSPSRSLVLPRSRELTNHLRDHSSPRSTTDYSGEEDYSCRVCHKVLSSASSLDRHVLVHSGERPFKCKYCEMAFTTSGNMNRHLRNIHRDVVSSPPLNSCTDSEGSSDSEQPLSRRRHVVDEYNNNDIAKINNIDADADDDDDDIQDINNKSPSQFRAKRKRPDITIDDSIAENNIKKQKLFINNKTVINDSINHDNHDNDNDDNNDEDDDADDEINAVNKNSLNCPICVAGNFTSSTSMDLHIEKYHPELKNSRLLNLHRLMTQHYKENNSTSTITTPSIMSVNKNIRDSIVGFNDLTFTDFSSGKFPAIARAVCEQLVHRPASGESATFLCSKCLRAFPCKSALESHEIDCGNLNYLNHKLRDDKIKGNDFFAGLDLQTKSASTINNNNNNNNNNNNNNTESKEGGKDLADIQSIISVTSGPILPRSDTSTPDHQVKLNSAICSSGSSGTANSEYHGEEEAQDAFAAEFRRMKLKGEFPCRLCSAIFPNLRALKGHNRAHMGVGPGMPYPCNMCPYTSTDKATLVRHLRSHNGDRPYECSLCNYAFTTKANCERHVRNRHNKLTREEIKSVLIYHPNEDSTNDNIDRTSPRVMRDDTRKSLMYPTSLSNDRDDYYSHHHHLNTSSNHHQQRERHQHHQHQLHYPMENKTQDLLLSEETLRLRQMGIPTMIPNPISHYDKSDLFSRSSVTAIHHHHHPLELTHRLTDNTSVNPRDYLIKSDFIKANDQDSRSSDGSVSLHTNNNNVNNNNSNSNNNNNNNNNNNSSNNNNNNQSLVSETKSTGGAADLHQRIIQASPIDLKRQDLNNPTTDDAPLDLSMDVLDLSKKSREINSSDLTTSISSDDNNKSNKELFDANQFLLAQALLKAGQSGNPSSSIEAIYANAQQLLYRNYANFPTPPASMLSPFIFNPHLFNQDLAMRENLQKELVRGLQTSGGNLIESRLNKSSSNFSPTPAYPQNRDILTGQSINESANDYSRLAATPSTSGASVISPRDRLVDNNSGSSNSVKMVIKNGVLVRKQKQRRYRTERPFICDHCTARFTLRSNMERHVKQQHPQFWCQKPRGGHSTRGRPPSYPPTMLRTKRYSVRQNQQPYPTSRLPKVRQSSPNADDKRPISDRVKYAILAQQLKGNQNDDNDTDEELIIDENAAAAAGDKDSERRSDERSTSLLRGKLEESIGKNNNSNGNNNEGEESALENGNKSGIESLVECKMEPDDDDDEDGDEEDDEDDKDVDDCKIKNEDGNADLASVSELLDNASQQYQQFRPQDMSDEEGLIASTSDCNNSGSDEKSDSVNSNNSSSSKSIKKKKKKKKKKSAYSMAPNRVHCPYCERPFPWSSSLRRHILTHTGQKPYRCDYCPLLFTTKSNCDRHLLRKHKSNTGINNLQYSSGVVGGTGAGGGTGSVISRNLSSPEAQEVTTINNNNTFATRNVPERPYKCNLCPSSTFSTLGNLKKHKATKHSHDDNNKSSSRPDSPNSEVNSDQQNSPAPCNEQNERSDYESHSSSVSDTMETNSGATTMPTSTSTPIAAAAMIEAKPNSNSIINSLVNDTSKSRRPSPRSSPGPSDSPFKCHLCDSGYADRQDCLDHIRDHHRESWDLLVAKGALDMDTENIEDNHLHHQHLSDGEEKRGRFPDYTNRKVMCVFCMRRFWSAEDLRRHMRTHTGERPYSCDICCRRFTLKHSMLRHRKKHESTDSIIYVGTSGDEETNPIQPPTITPRSHQHHQLMMASPIIGDTSRLQDRMSLPSVASVATGDAAPSRLMSRFNPYESLTTMTGKILNNQHINNCESTPDTENDLISNLLGIRDKSIIDKVLQASADDAAKLLGVNRSHD, encoded by the exons TGACCATTGAAAGTGTAATAGATCAAggacttaaaaaaaacaaaactgatGCAGCATCATCGTCAtcg ATTGAGCAGTCAGACGGATTCAATTCATCTCCATCTCGTTCCCTAGTACTGCCACGATCCCGTGAACTAACAAATCACTTAAGGGATCACAGCTCACCTCGTAGTACCACCGATTACAGCGGCGAGGAAGATTATTCTTGTCGTGTTTGTCATAAAGTACTGAGTTCAGCAAGTTCATTAGACAGACACGTGCTCGTACATTCAGGTGAACGTCCATTCAAGTGCAAATACTGTGAAATGGCATTTACCACCAGCGGTAATATGAATCGTCATTTAAGAAATATACACCGCGATGTCGTATCGTCACCGCCACTCAATAGTTGTACTGATTCTGAGGGTAGTAGTGACTCAGAGCAACCTTTGTCACGACGACGTCATGTCGTTGacgaatataataataatgatattgccaaaataaataatattgatgctgatgctgatgatgatgatgatgacattcaagatattaataataaatcaccATCACAATTTCGCGCCAAAAGAAAACGACCTGATATAACAATTGATGACAGTATTGCTgagaataatattaaaaaacaaaaattatttataaataataaaacagtaATAAATGATTCAATAAATCATGACAatcatgataatgataatgatgataataatgatgaagatgatgatgctgatgatgaaataaatgccgttaataaaaattcactaaATTGTCCGATATGTGTAGCGGGTAATTTTACATCGAGTACATCAATGGATttacatattgaaaaatatcatccggaattaaaaaattcacgtCTGTTGAATTTGCATCGTCTTATGACTCAGCAttacaaagaaaataattcaacaTCAACAATTACAACACCATCAATTATgtctgttaataaaaatatacgggACTCAATTGTTGGTTTCAATGATTTAACATTCACTGATTTTTCATCGGGTAAATTTCCAGCAATAGCACGTGCTGTTTGTGAACAATTAGTTCACCGTCCAGCTTCTGGTGAAAGTGCAACTTTTTTATGCTCAAAATGTCTACGCGCATTTCCATGTAAATCAGCATTAGAATCACATGAAATTGACTGCGgaaatttaaactatttaaatcataaattgagagacgataaaattaaaggtaatgatttttttgctgGCTTAGATTTACAAACTAAATCAGCATcgactattaataataacaataacaataacaataataataataataacaatacagAGTCCAAAGAAGGCGGCAAAGATCTCGCTGATATCCAGAGTATTATTTCAGTAACATCCGGACCAATATTGCCGCGTTCTGACACGAGTACCCCAGATCATCAGGTAAAATTAAACTCAGCAATTTGTTCATCCGGGTCATCAGGTACCGCGAACTCTGAATATCACGGGGAAGAAGAAGCCCAGGACGCATTTGCCGCCGAATTTCGTCGCATGAAATTGAAAGGTGAATTCCCATGCCGCCTTTGCAGCGCAATATTTCCAAACCTGCGGGCCTTGAAAGGACACAACCGCGCACACATGGGAGTCGGTCCAGGTATGCCCTATCCCTGCAACATGTGCCCTTATACATCAACAGACAAAGCGACACTAGTGCGTCACTTAAGATCCCACAATGGCGACCGTCCTTACGAATGTTCACTTTGTAATTACGCGTTTACAACAAAAGCCAACTGCGAAAGACATGTTAGAAATCGTCATAACAAATTAACACGTGAGGAAATAAAAAGCGTGTTGATATATCATCCAAATGAAGATTCAACGAACGATAATATTGACAGGACATCGCCACGTGTTATGAGAGACGACACACGTAAATCATTAATGTATCCAACCTCgttgtcaaatgacagagatGATTATTAtagtcatcatcatcaccttAATACCAGTAGTAATCATCATCAACAACGCGAACGTCATCAGCATCACCAACACCAATTGCACTATCCAATGGAAAATAAAACCCAAGATTTGCTGTTATCTGAAGAGACATTGAGACTCCGACAAATGGGAATCCCTACAATGATTCCCAATCCAATAAGTCATTATGATAAATCTGATTTATTTTCACGTTCATCAGTTACTGCGatccatcatcatcatcatccttTGGAATTGACCCACAGATTGACAGACAATACGTCAGTTAATCCGCgtgattatttaataaaatcagaTTTTATTAAAGCAAACGATCAGGATTCAAGATCTTCCGATGGTAGTGTGTCATTACAcacgaataataataatgttaataataataatagtaatagtaataataataataataataataataataataatagtagtaataataacaataataatcagtCTCTAGTCAGTGAAACCAAATCTACTGGTGGTGCTGCTGATTTACACCAAAGAATTATACAGGCTAGTCCAATTGACCTCAAACGTCAAGACCTAAACAATCCAACAACAGACGATGCACCTCTAGATTTATCAATGGACGTATTGGATCTTAGTAAAAAATCACGTGAAATAAATTCCTCAGATTTAACAACGAGTATTTCATCCgatgataacaataaaagtAACAAAGAATTATTTGATGCCAATCAATTTTTACTGGCCCAAGCATTACTAAAAGCCGGACAATCGGGCAATCCATCGAGTTCTATCGAAGCTATTTATGCAAATGCCCAGCAATTGCTCTACAGAAATTACGCTAATTTCCCAACACCACCAGCAAGTATGTTGTCACCATTTATATTCAATcctcatttatttaatcaggATCTTGCTATGAGAGAAAACTTGCAGAAAGAATTAGTCCGTGGACTGCAAACAAGCGGGGGTAATTTAATTGAGTCGCGTTTGAATAAATCATCATCTAATTTCTCGCCAACTCCAGCGTATCCACAAAATCGCGATATCTTAACTGGGCAATCGATCAATGAATCAGCGAATGATTATTCAAGATTAGCAGCAACGCCATCAACGAGCGGCGCCAGTGTAATTAGTCCGCGTGACCGGTTGGTGGATAATAACAGCGGGTCTTCAAATTCTGTAAAAATGGTCATCAAAAACGGCGTGCTCGTTAGAAAACAAAAACAGCGGAGATATCGTACCGAGAGACCGTTCATTTGCGATCACTGTACGGCTAGATTTACACTCCGCAGCAACATGGAGCGACATGTCAAGCAGCAGCATCCGCAATTCTGGTGCCAGAAACCGCGCGGTGGTCATTCGACACGCGGAAGACCTCCGAGTTATCCCCCAACGATGTTGCGGACTAAACGTTACTCTGTAAGACAGAATCAGCAGCCGTATCCAACATCTAGGCTTCCTAAAGTGAGACAATCATCACCGAATGCTGATGACAAACGTCCGATTTCTGACCGCGTTAAGTACGCGATTCTTGCCCAGCAATTGAAGGGCAATCAGAATGATGACAATGACACTGATGAAGAATTGATAATTGATGAGAACGCAGCTGCGGCAGCGGGTGATAAAGACAGTGAGCGTCGCAGTGACGAGCGGTCGACTAGTTTGTTGAGAGGTAAATTGGAAGAaagtattggaaaaaataataatagtaacggTAATAATAATGAGGGTGAAGAATCGGCTTTGGAGAATGGAAATAAAAGTGGGATCGAGTCTCTAGTTGAATGCAAAATGGAGCCGgatgatgacgatgacgaGGACGGGGATGAGGAAGATGATGAAGACGACAAAGACGTCGATGATTGCAAGATAAAAAACGAGGACGGCAACGCTGATCTCGCAAGCGTATCGGAATTACTAGACAATGCGTCGCAACAGTATCAGCAGTTCAGGCCGCAGGATATGAGTGACGAAGAAGGATTGATTGCGTCGACAAGTGACTGCAATAATTCCGGCAGTGATGAAAAATCTGATTccgtaaattcaaataattcgtcGTCGTCAAAATCGatcaagaagaagaagaaaaagaagaagaagaaatcgGCGTATTCTATGGCACCAAATCGCGTACACTGTCCGTATTGTGAACGTCCATTCCCATGGTCATCGTCATTAAGAAGACATATTTTAACTCACACTGGACAAAAACCCTACAGATGTGATTACTGTCCACTATTATTCACGACAAAATCAAATTGCGACCGTCATCTGCTGAGAAAACATAAATCTAATACTGGGATAAATAATTTGCAGTACAGTAGCGGGGTCGTTGGTGGTACTGGTGCTGGTGGGGGTACTGGTAGTGTTATTAGTAGAAATTTATCATCACCAGAAGCTCAAGAAGTAAcgactattaataataataatacttttgCGACGAGAAATGTACCAGAGAGACCGTACAAATGCAATCTTTGTCCGAGTTCTACATTCTCGACACTTGGAAACCTAAAGAAACACAAGGCCACTAAACATTCgcatgatgataataataaatcatcatCGAGACCTGATTCGCCGAACAGTGAAGTAAATTCGGATCAACAAAATAGTCCGGCGCCTTGTAATGAACAAAATGAACGGAGCGACTACGAAAGTCATTCGTCTAGTGTATCAGACACGATGGAGACTAATAGTGGAGCGACGACGATGCCAACCTCGACATCAACACCAATAGCAGCAGCAGCGATGATTGAGGCCAAGCCTAATTCCAATAGTATTATTAATTCACTTGTTAATGACACATCGAAATCACGACGGCCGTCGCCTAGATCCTCACCTGGACCATCCGATTCACCGTTCAAGTGCCATCTCTGCGACAGCGGATACGCTGACCGTCAAGATTGTCTTGACCATATAAGAGATCATCATCGCGAGTCCTGGGATTTGCTTGTTGCCAAAGGCGCTCTGGATATGGACACGGAAAACATTGAAGACAATCACTTGCATCATCAACATCTGAGCGATGGCGAGGAGAAACGTGGAAGATTTCCTGATTACACCAACAGAAAG gTGATGTGTGTATTTTGTATGCGTCGTTTCTGGTCAGCGGAAGATCTTCGCCGTCATATGAGAACTCACACCGGAGAGCGACCATACTCATGTGACATCTGCTGCCGCAGATTTACCCTAAAGCACAGCATGCTCCGTCACCGTAAAAAACACGAGTCTACCGACTCCATAATATACGTGGGTACAAGTGGCGACGAAGAGACAAATCCAATCCAACCGCCAACAATAACCCCCCGAAGTCATCAACACCATCAGCTAATGATGGCATCACCAATAATCGGCGACACATCGCGTCTACAAGACAGAATGTCGCTGCCAAGTGTCGCGTCAGTGGCCACCGGTGATGCTGCGCCAAGTAGACTCATGAGTAGATTTAATCCTTATGAATCATTGACAACAATGACtggtaaaatattaaacaatcaacatataaataattgtgagTCAACTCCAGACACTGAAAATGATTTGATATCAAATTTACTTGGCATTAGAGACAAAAGTATAATTGATAAAGTTCTTCAAGCATCTGCTGATGATGCTGCTAAATTACTTGGCGTTAATCGAAGCCATGATTAA
- the LOC130672725 gene encoding uncharacterized protein LOC130672725 isoform X2 yields the protein MDCTTNVTIESVIDQGLKKNKTDAASSSSIEQSDGFNSSPSRSLVLPRSRELTNHLRDHSSPRSTTDYSGEEDYSCRVCHKVLSSASSLDRHVLVHSGERPFKCKYCEMAFTTSGNMNRHLRNIHRDVVSSPPLNSCTDSEGSSDSEQPLSRRRHVVDEYNNNDIAKINNIDADADDDDDDIQDINNKSPSQFRAKRKRPDITIDDSIAENNIKKQKLFINNKTVINDSINHDNHDNDNDDNNDEDDDADDEINAVNKNSLNCPICVAGNFTSSTSMDLHIEKYHPELKNSRLLNLHRLMTQHYKENNSTSTITTPSIMSVNKNIRDSIVGFNDLTFTDFSSGKFPAIARAVCEQLVHRPASGESATFLCSKCLRAFPCKSALESHEIDCGNLNYLNHKLRDDKIKESKEGGKDLADIQSIISVTSGPILPRSDTSTPDHQVKLNSAICSSGSSGTANSEYHGEEEAQDAFAAEFRRMKLKGEFPCRLCSAIFPNLRALKGHNRAHMGVGPGMPYPCNMCPYTSTDKATLVRHLRSHNGDRPYECSLCNYAFTTKANCERHVRNRHNKLTREEIKSVLIYHPNEDSTNDNIDRTSPRVMRDDTRKSLMYPTSLSNDRDDYYSHHHHLNTSSNHHQQRERHQHHQHQLHYPMENKTQDLLLSEETLRLRQMGIPTMIPNPISHYDKSDLFSRSSVTAIHHHHHPLELTHRLTDNTSVNPRDYLIKSDFIKANDQDSRSSDGSVSLHTNNNNVNNNNSNSNNNNNNNNNNNSSNNNNNNQSLVSETKSTGGAADLHQRIIQASPIDLKRQDLNNPTTDDAPLDLSMDVLDLSKKSREINSSDLTTSISSDDNNKSNKELFDANQFLLAQALLKAGQSGNPSSSIEAIYANAQQLLYRNYANFPTPPASMLSPFIFNPHLFNQDLAMRENLQKELVRGLQTSGGNLIESRLNKSSSNFSPTPAYPQNRDILTGQSINESANDYSRLAATPSTSGASVISPRDRLVDNNSGSSNSVKMVIKNGVLVRKQKQRRYRTERPFICDHCTARFTLRSNMERHVKQQHPQFWCQKPRGGHSTRGRPPSYPPTMLRTKRYSVRQNQQPYPTSRLPKVRQSSPNADDKRPISDRVKYAILAQQLKGNQNDDNDTDEELIIDENAAAAAGDKDSERRSDERSTSLLRGKLEESIGKNNNSNGNNNEGEESALENGNKSGIESLVECKMEPDDDDDEDGDEEDDEDDKDVDDCKIKNEDGNADLASVSELLDNASQQYQQFRPQDMSDEEGLIASTSDCNNSGSDEKSDSVNSNNSSSSKSIKKKKKKKKKKSAYSMAPNRVHCPYCERPFPWSSSLRRHILTHTGQKPYRCDYCPLLFTTKSNCDRHLLRKHKSNTGINNLQYSSGVVGGTGAGGGTGSVISRNLSSPEAQEVTTINNNNTFATRNVPERPYKCNLCPSSTFSTLGNLKKHKATKHSHDDNNKSSSRPDSPNSEVNSDQQNSPAPCNEQNERSDYESHSSSVSDTMETNSGATTMPTSTSTPIAAAAMIEAKPNSNSIINSLVNDTSKSRRPSPRSSPGPSDSPFKCHLCDSGYADRQDCLDHIRDHHRESWDLLVAKGALDMDTENIEDNHLHHQHLSDGEEKRGRFPDYTNRKVMCVFCMRRFWSAEDLRRHMRTHTGERPYSCDICCRRFTLKHSMLRHRKKHESTDSIIYVGTSGDEETNPIQPPTITPRSHQHHQLMMASPIIGDTSRLQDRMSLPSVASVATGDAAPSRLMSRFNPYESLTTMTGKILNNQHINNCESTPDTENDLISNLLGIRDKSIIDKVLQASADDAAKLLGVNRSHD from the exons TGACCATTGAAAGTGTAATAGATCAAggacttaaaaaaaacaaaactgatGCAGCATCATCGTCAtcg ATTGAGCAGTCAGACGGATTCAATTCATCTCCATCTCGTTCCCTAGTACTGCCACGATCCCGTGAACTAACAAATCACTTAAGGGATCACAGCTCACCTCGTAGTACCACCGATTACAGCGGCGAGGAAGATTATTCTTGTCGTGTTTGTCATAAAGTACTGAGTTCAGCAAGTTCATTAGACAGACACGTGCTCGTACATTCAGGTGAACGTCCATTCAAGTGCAAATACTGTGAAATGGCATTTACCACCAGCGGTAATATGAATCGTCATTTAAGAAATATACACCGCGATGTCGTATCGTCACCGCCACTCAATAGTTGTACTGATTCTGAGGGTAGTAGTGACTCAGAGCAACCTTTGTCACGACGACGTCATGTCGTTGacgaatataataataatgatattgccaaaataaataatattgatgctgatgctgatgatgatgatgatgacattcaagatattaataataaatcaccATCACAATTTCGCGCCAAAAGAAAACGACCTGATATAACAATTGATGACAGTATTGCTgagaataatattaaaaaacaaaaattatttataaataataaaacagtaATAAATGATTCAATAAATCATGACAatcatgataatgataatgatgataataatgatgaagatgatgatgctgatgatgaaataaatgccgttaataaaaattcactaaATTGTCCGATATGTGTAGCGGGTAATTTTACATCGAGTACATCAATGGATttacatattgaaaaatatcatccggaattaaaaaattcacgtCTGTTGAATTTGCATCGTCTTATGACTCAGCAttacaaagaaaataattcaacaTCAACAATTACAACACCATCAATTATgtctgttaataaaaatatacgggACTCAATTGTTGGTTTCAATGATTTAACATTCACTGATTTTTCATCGGGTAAATTTCCAGCAATAGCACGTGCTGTTTGTGAACAATTAGTTCACCGTCCAGCTTCTGGTGAAAGTGCAACTTTTTTATGCTCAAAATGTCTACGCGCATTTCCATGTAAATCAGCATTAGAATCACATGAAATTGACTGCGgaaatttaaactatttaaatcataaattgagagacgataaaattaaag AGTCCAAAGAAGGCGGCAAAGATCTCGCTGATATCCAGAGTATTATTTCAGTAACATCCGGACCAATATTGCCGCGTTCTGACACGAGTACCCCAGATCATCAGGTAAAATTAAACTCAGCAATTTGTTCATCCGGGTCATCAGGTACCGCGAACTCTGAATATCACGGGGAAGAAGAAGCCCAGGACGCATTTGCCGCCGAATTTCGTCGCATGAAATTGAAAGGTGAATTCCCATGCCGCCTTTGCAGCGCAATATTTCCAAACCTGCGGGCCTTGAAAGGACACAACCGCGCACACATGGGAGTCGGTCCAGGTATGCCCTATCCCTGCAACATGTGCCCTTATACATCAACAGACAAAGCGACACTAGTGCGTCACTTAAGATCCCACAATGGCGACCGTCCTTACGAATGTTCACTTTGTAATTACGCGTTTACAACAAAAGCCAACTGCGAAAGACATGTTAGAAATCGTCATAACAAATTAACACGTGAGGAAATAAAAAGCGTGTTGATATATCATCCAAATGAAGATTCAACGAACGATAATATTGACAGGACATCGCCACGTGTTATGAGAGACGACACACGTAAATCATTAATGTATCCAACCTCgttgtcaaatgacagagatGATTATTAtagtcatcatcatcaccttAATACCAGTAGTAATCATCATCAACAACGCGAACGTCATCAGCATCACCAACACCAATTGCACTATCCAATGGAAAATAAAACCCAAGATTTGCTGTTATCTGAAGAGACATTGAGACTCCGACAAATGGGAATCCCTACAATGATTCCCAATCCAATAAGTCATTATGATAAATCTGATTTATTTTCACGTTCATCAGTTACTGCGatccatcatcatcatcatccttTGGAATTGACCCACAGATTGACAGACAATACGTCAGTTAATCCGCgtgattatttaataaaatcagaTTTTATTAAAGCAAACGATCAGGATTCAAGATCTTCCGATGGTAGTGTGTCATTACAcacgaataataataatgttaataataataatagtaatagtaataataataataataataataataataataatagtagtaataataacaataataatcagtCTCTAGTCAGTGAAACCAAATCTACTGGTGGTGCTGCTGATTTACACCAAAGAATTATACAGGCTAGTCCAATTGACCTCAAACGTCAAGACCTAAACAATCCAACAACAGACGATGCACCTCTAGATTTATCAATGGACGTATTGGATCTTAGTAAAAAATCACGTGAAATAAATTCCTCAGATTTAACAACGAGTATTTCATCCgatgataacaataaaagtAACAAAGAATTATTTGATGCCAATCAATTTTTACTGGCCCAAGCATTACTAAAAGCCGGACAATCGGGCAATCCATCGAGTTCTATCGAAGCTATTTATGCAAATGCCCAGCAATTGCTCTACAGAAATTACGCTAATTTCCCAACACCACCAGCAAGTATGTTGTCACCATTTATATTCAATcctcatttatttaatcaggATCTTGCTATGAGAGAAAACTTGCAGAAAGAATTAGTCCGTGGACTGCAAACAAGCGGGGGTAATTTAATTGAGTCGCGTTTGAATAAATCATCATCTAATTTCTCGCCAACTCCAGCGTATCCACAAAATCGCGATATCTTAACTGGGCAATCGATCAATGAATCAGCGAATGATTATTCAAGATTAGCAGCAACGCCATCAACGAGCGGCGCCAGTGTAATTAGTCCGCGTGACCGGTTGGTGGATAATAACAGCGGGTCTTCAAATTCTGTAAAAATGGTCATCAAAAACGGCGTGCTCGTTAGAAAACAAAAACAGCGGAGATATCGTACCGAGAGACCGTTCATTTGCGATCACTGTACGGCTAGATTTACACTCCGCAGCAACATGGAGCGACATGTCAAGCAGCAGCATCCGCAATTCTGGTGCCAGAAACCGCGCGGTGGTCATTCGACACGCGGAAGACCTCCGAGTTATCCCCCAACGATGTTGCGGACTAAACGTTACTCTGTAAGACAGAATCAGCAGCCGTATCCAACATCTAGGCTTCCTAAAGTGAGACAATCATCACCGAATGCTGATGACAAACGTCCGATTTCTGACCGCGTTAAGTACGCGATTCTTGCCCAGCAATTGAAGGGCAATCAGAATGATGACAATGACACTGATGAAGAATTGATAATTGATGAGAACGCAGCTGCGGCAGCGGGTGATAAAGACAGTGAGCGTCGCAGTGACGAGCGGTCGACTAGTTTGTTGAGAGGTAAATTGGAAGAaagtattggaaaaaataataatagtaacggTAATAATAATGAGGGTGAAGAATCGGCTTTGGAGAATGGAAATAAAAGTGGGATCGAGTCTCTAGTTGAATGCAAAATGGAGCCGgatgatgacgatgacgaGGACGGGGATGAGGAAGATGATGAAGACGACAAAGACGTCGATGATTGCAAGATAAAAAACGAGGACGGCAACGCTGATCTCGCAAGCGTATCGGAATTACTAGACAATGCGTCGCAACAGTATCAGCAGTTCAGGCCGCAGGATATGAGTGACGAAGAAGGATTGATTGCGTCGACAAGTGACTGCAATAATTCCGGCAGTGATGAAAAATCTGATTccgtaaattcaaataattcgtcGTCGTCAAAATCGatcaagaagaagaagaaaaagaagaagaagaaatcgGCGTATTCTATGGCACCAAATCGCGTACACTGTCCGTATTGTGAACGTCCATTCCCATGGTCATCGTCATTAAGAAGACATATTTTAACTCACACTGGACAAAAACCCTACAGATGTGATTACTGTCCACTATTATTCACGACAAAATCAAATTGCGACCGTCATCTGCTGAGAAAACATAAATCTAATACTGGGATAAATAATTTGCAGTACAGTAGCGGGGTCGTTGGTGGTACTGGTGCTGGTGGGGGTACTGGTAGTGTTATTAGTAGAAATTTATCATCACCAGAAGCTCAAGAAGTAAcgactattaataataataatacttttgCGACGAGAAATGTACCAGAGAGACCGTACAAATGCAATCTTTGTCCGAGTTCTACATTCTCGACACTTGGAAACCTAAAGAAACACAAGGCCACTAAACATTCgcatgatgataataataaatcatcatCGAGACCTGATTCGCCGAACAGTGAAGTAAATTCGGATCAACAAAATAGTCCGGCGCCTTGTAATGAACAAAATGAACGGAGCGACTACGAAAGTCATTCGTCTAGTGTATCAGACACGATGGAGACTAATAGTGGAGCGACGACGATGCCAACCTCGACATCAACACCAATAGCAGCAGCAGCGATGATTGAGGCCAAGCCTAATTCCAATAGTATTATTAATTCACTTGTTAATGACACATCGAAATCACGACGGCCGTCGCCTAGATCCTCACCTGGACCATCCGATTCACCGTTCAAGTGCCATCTCTGCGACAGCGGATACGCTGACCGTCAAGATTGTCTTGACCATATAAGAGATCATCATCGCGAGTCCTGGGATTTGCTTGTTGCCAAAGGCGCTCTGGATATGGACACGGAAAACATTGAAGACAATCACTTGCATCATCAACATCTGAGCGATGGCGAGGAGAAACGTGGAAGATTTCCTGATTACACCAACAGAAAG gTGATGTGTGTATTTTGTATGCGTCGTTTCTGGTCAGCGGAAGATCTTCGCCGTCATATGAGAACTCACACCGGAGAGCGACCATACTCATGTGACATCTGCTGCCGCAGATTTACCCTAAAGCACAGCATGCTCCGTCACCGTAAAAAACACGAGTCTACCGACTCCATAATATACGTGGGTACAAGTGGCGACGAAGAGACAAATCCAATCCAACCGCCAACAATAACCCCCCGAAGTCATCAACACCATCAGCTAATGATGGCATCACCAATAATCGGCGACACATCGCGTCTACAAGACAGAATGTCGCTGCCAAGTGTCGCGTCAGTGGCCACCGGTGATGCTGCGCCAAGTAGACTCATGAGTAGATTTAATCCTTATGAATCATTGACAACAATGACtggtaaaatattaaacaatcaacatataaataattgtgagTCAACTCCAGACACTGAAAATGATTTGATATCAAATTTACTTGGCATTAGAGACAAAAGTATAATTGATAAAGTTCTTCAAGCATCTGCTGATGATGCTGCTAAATTACTTGGCGTTAATCGAAGCCATGATTAA